A single region of the Zonotrichia leucophrys gambelii isolate GWCS_2022_RI chromosome 9, RI_Zleu_2.0, whole genome shotgun sequence genome encodes:
- the MCCC1 gene encoding methylcrotonoyl-CoA carboxylase subunit alpha, mitochondrial codes for MALAAAERGRGCLGALRRLQWNQVRIFVKWASTIGGHSIGKILIANRGEIACRVMRTAKKMGVKSVAVYSEADRNSMHVAMADEAYCIGPPPSQQSYLAMEKILQVAKVSAAQAIHPGYGFLSENTEFAELCKQQGIIFIGPPSSAIRDMGIKSTSKAIMSAAGVPVVEGYHGEDQSDECLREQARRIGYPVMIKAVRGGGGKGMRIAHSEKEFLDQLESARREAKKSFNDDAMLIEKFVDNPRHVEVQVFGDQHGNAVYLFERDCSVQRRHQKIIEEAPGPGISPEVRRRLGEAAVKAAKAVNYVGAGTVEFIMDSQHNFYFMEMNTRLQVEHPVTEMITGTDLVEWQLRVAAGEKIPLLQEEILLQGHAFEARIYAEDPDNNFMPGAGPLLHLSTPPADRFTRIETGVRQGDEVSVHYDPMIAKLVVWAEDRPAALRKLRYSLRQYNIVGLSTNIDFLLSLSGHPQFEAGNVHTNFIPQHHDELFPAKKATPHEVLCQAALGLILKEKMLTDAFRDQSDDKFSPFASSTGRRINICYTRKLSLLDGENIVDVAVSYNQDGSYKMQIQDKMFLVSGEMLKEDDSLYLRSSVNGTVSKSKLVILDNTIYLFFPEGSAQIGLPVPKYLSAVSSGAEQGGAVAPMTGTVEKVFVKAGDKVQIGDPLMVMIAMKMEHTIRAPKAGVIKKVNFQEGAQANRHAPLVEFVDEEAESK; via the exons ATGGCGCTGGCGGCGGCCGAGCGGGGCCGCGGCTGCCTCGGGGCGCTGCGCCGGCT GCAATGGAACCAAGTACGAATATTTGTGAAATGGGCTTCAACGATAG GAGGTCACAGCATAGGGAAGATCCTCATTGCAAACCGAGGAGAAATCGCCTGCAGGGTGATGAGAACAGCCAAGAAAATGGGGGTGAAGTCTGTGGCAGTTTATAGTGAAGCAGACAGGAATTCCATGCACGTAGCAATG GCAGATGAAGCATATTGCATTGGtccaccaccctcacagcagagTTACTTGGCCATGGAGAAAATACTGCAGGTGGCCAAGGTCTCAGCAGCACAG gctATTCATCCAGGTTATGGTTTCCTCTCAGAAAACACAGAGTTTGCAGAGCTGTGTAAGCAGCAGGGAATCATCTTCATAGGTCCTCCTTCATCTGCTATCAGAGATATGGGTATTAAAAG CACTTCCAAAGCTATAATGTCTGCTGCTGGCGTTCCTGTTGTTGAAGGTTATCATGGAGAAGATCAGTCTGATGAGTGCCTAAGGGAACAGGCCAGGAGAATTGGATACCCAGTAATGATTAAAGCTGTCCGTGGGGGTGGAGGAAAG GGCATGAGGATTGCTCATTCAGAAAAGGAGTTTCTGGACCAACTGGAATCAGCAAGGAGAGAAGCAAAGAAGTCTTTTAATGATGATGCAATGCTGATTGAGAAATTTGTAGATAATCCAAG GCATGTTGAAGTCCAGGTATTTGGTGACCAGCATGGCAATGCAGTGTATTTGTTTGAAAGAGATTGCAGCGTGCAAAGGAGGCATCAGAAAATCATTGAGGAGGCACCAGGG cCAGGAATTAGTCCAGAGGTTCGAAGGAGACTTGGAGAAGCTGCTGTCAAAGCAGCTAAAGCAGTGAATTATGTGGGAGCAG GAACAGTTGAATTTATTATGGACTCCCAACATAATTTTTACTTCATGGAGATGAATACCAGGCTGCAAGTGGAGCACCCAGTTACAGAGATGATCACTGGAACAGACCTGGTGGAATGGCAGCTCAGG GTTGCTGCAGGAGAGAAGATTCCTCTACTGCAGGAAGAGATCCTGCTCCAGGGCCATGCATTTGAAGCTAGAATATATGCTGAGGACCCTGATAATAACTTTATGCCAGGAGCTGGGCCCCTGTTGCACTTATCCACCCCCCCAGCAGATCGTTTCACCAGGATAGAGACCGGAGTCAGGCAAG GTGATGAGGTTTCTGTGCATTATGACCCCATGATTGCCAAGCTGGTGGTTTGGGCTGAGGACCGGCCGGCAGCGCTCAGAAAGCTGCGCTACAGCTTGCGCCAGTACAAC ATTGTAGGATTAAGCACTAATATTGATTTCTTACTGAGCCTGTCAGGACACCCACAGTTTGAGGCTGGAAATGTGCACACTAATTTCATTCCTCAACACCATGATGAACTATTTCCAGCCAAAAAGGCAACTCCACATGAAGTTTTGTGTCAGGCAGCTCTAGGGCTCATACTGAAAGAGAAGATGCTAACAGATGCTTTCAGAGATCAGTCAGATG aTAAATTCTCACCATTTGCATCCAGCACTGGTAGAAGAATAAATATATGTTACACTAGAAAACTGTCTCTGCTGGATGGGGAAAACA TTGTGGATGTAGCTGTAAGTTACAATCAAGATGGGTCATACAAAATGCAG ATTCAAGATAAAATGTTCCTGGTTTCTGGAGAGATGTTGAAAGAAGATGATTCACTTTACTTGAGGTCTTCAGTAAATGGAACAGTGTCTAAGTCCAAGTTGGTCATTTTGGACAACACCATTTATCTGTTCTTCCCG GAAGGCAGTGCTCAGATTGGCCTCCCTGTGCCCAAATACTTGTCTGCAGTGAGTTCAGGGGCAGAACAAGGTGGAGCTGTGGCACCCATGACAGGCACAGTGGAGAAG GTGTTTGTGAAGGCAGGGGATAAGGTGCAGATTGGAGACCCTCTAATGGTTATGATAGCTATGAAAATGGAG cACACCATCAGGGCTCCCAAGGCAGGAGTGATTAAAAAGGTCAATTTCCAAGAAGGTGCCCAGGCCAACAGGCATGCTCCACTCGTTGAATTCGTGGATGAAGAGGCAGAGTCAAAGTAA